In Streptomyces sp. DG2A-72, one genomic interval encodes:
- a CDS encoding heme-copper oxidase subunit III — MSVVATATTVDKGHAHPSVNRPNLTSVGTIIWLSSELMFFAALFAMYFTLRSVTGPDHWKEMASSLNFPFSAANTTILVLSSLTCQLGVFAAERGDVKKLRGWFIVTFVMGAIFIGGQVFEYTELVKHEGLSLSSDPYGSVFYLTTGFHGLHVTGGLIAFLFVLGRTYAASRFTHEQATAAIVVSYYWHFVDVVWIGLFATIYMIK, encoded by the coding sequence ATGTCGGTCGTGGCGACAGCAACGACAGTAGACAAGGGTCACGCGCACCCGTCGGTCAATCGACCGAACCTCACCAGCGTCGGAACCATCATCTGGCTGAGTTCCGAGCTGATGTTCTTCGCGGCCCTCTTCGCGATGTACTTCACCCTGCGATCGGTGACCGGGCCGGATCACTGGAAGGAGATGGCGTCCAGCCTGAACTTCCCGTTCTCGGCGGCCAACACCACGATCCTGGTGCTCTCCTCCCTCACCTGTCAGCTCGGCGTGTTCGCCGCCGAGCGCGGTGATGTGAAGAAGCTCCGGGGCTGGTTCATCGTCACCTTCGTCATGGGCGCGATCTTCATCGGCGGTCAGGTCTTCGAGTACACGGAGCTGGTCAAGCACGAGGGTCTCTCGCTCTCGTCCGACCCGTACGGCTCGGTGTTCTACCTGACCACCGGCTTCCACGGCCTGCACGTGACGGGTGGTCTCATCGCCTTCCTGTTCGTCCTCGGCCGCACCTACGCGGCCAGCAGGTTCACTCACGAGCAGGCGACCGCCGCCATCGTCGTGTCCTACTACTGGCACTTCGTCGATGTCGTCTGGATCGGCCTCTTCGCCACGATCTACATGATCAAGTAG
- a CDS encoding c-type cytochrome, whose translation MKKLSARRRHPLAAVVVLLLALACTGGLYAVFAPADKAQADTTAQSLAIDEGKKLFAVGCASCHGTGGQGTSDGPSLVGVGAAAVDFQVGTGRMPAQQPGAQVPKKKVVYSQAEIDQLAAFISSLGAGPSVPTERQYSPDDADIAKGGELFRTNCTQCHNFTGKGGALTHGKFAPDLEGVDPKHIYEAMQTGPQNMPSFPDTILSEQNKKDIIAYLDAVNSDDTESPGGLELGGLGPVSEGLFSWVFGLGALIAVAVWVAARTAKAKKS comes from the coding sequence GTGAAAAAGCTCTCCGCACGACGACGCCATCCGCTGGCCGCGGTCGTCGTTCTACTCCTCGCGCTGGCATGCACCGGGGGGCTGTACGCCGTGTTCGCACCCGCGGACAAGGCGCAGGCCGATACAACCGCCCAGTCCCTCGCCATCGACGAGGGCAAGAAGCTCTTCGCCGTCGGCTGCGCCAGCTGCCACGGCACCGGCGGTCAGGGCACCTCCGACGGTCCGAGCCTGGTGGGCGTGGGCGCCGCGGCCGTCGACTTCCAGGTGGGCACCGGCCGTATGCCGGCCCAGCAGCCGGGCGCGCAGGTCCCGAAGAAGAAGGTCGTCTACTCGCAGGCCGAGATCGACCAGCTCGCGGCCTTCATCTCCTCGCTGGGTGCCGGTCCGTCCGTTCCGACCGAGCGGCAGTACAGCCCCGATGACGCCGACATCGCCAAGGGCGGTGAGCTGTTCCGCACCAACTGCACGCAGTGCCACAACTTCACCGGTAAGGGCGGCGCGCTGACGCACGGCAAGTTCGCACCAGACCTTGAGGGCGTAGACCCGAAGCACATCTACGAGGCCATGCAGACCGGCCCGCAGAACATGCCTTCCTTCCCCGACACCATCCTGTCGGAGCAGAACAAGAAGGACATCATCGCGTACCTCGACGCGGTCAACAGCGACGACACCGAGAGCCCCGGCGGCCTCGAGCTGGGCGGACTCGGTCCGGTCAGCGAGGGTCTGTTCTCGTGGGTCTTCGGACTCGGCGCGCTGATCGCGGTCGCCGTCTGGGTCGCCGCTCGGACCGCAAAGGCCAAGAAGTCATGA
- a CDS encoding cytochrome c oxidase subunit 4, translating to MKIQGKMFMWLSVFVLATAVVYGVWSKEPAGTTALFLAFGLCIMVGFYLGFTARRVDVGAQDNKEADVADDAGEVGFFSPHSWQPLSLAVGGALAFLSIAIGWWLMYFSAPLILVGLWGWVFEYYRGENRTQ from the coding sequence GTGAAGATCCAGGGCAAGATGTTCATGTGGCTGAGCGTCTTCGTCCTCGCCACGGCGGTCGTCTATGGCGTGTGGTCGAAGGAGCCGGCCGGTACCACGGCCCTTTTCCTGGCCTTCGGTCTGTGCATCATGGTCGGCTTCTACCTGGGCTTCACCGCCCGGCGGGTCGACGTGGGTGCGCAGGACAACAAGGAGGCGGACGTCGCGGACGACGCCGGCGAGGTCGGGTTCTTCAGCCCGCACAGCTGGCAGCCGCTCTCCCTCGCGGTCGGCGGCGCGCTCGCCTTCCTGTCGATCGCGATCGGCTGGTGGCTGATGTACTTCTCGGCACCGCTGATCCTGGTGGGCCTGTGGGGCTGGGTCTTCGAGTACTACCGCGGTGAGAACCGCACCCAGTAA
- the coxB gene encoding cytochrome c oxidase subunit II: MSPYGSDRSPRRPMRRKLLQALTAGLVLATATGCTYEDFPRLGMPTPTTEEAPRILSLWQGSWAAALATGVLVWGLILWSSIFHRRSRTKVEVPPQTRYNMPIEALYTVVPLIIVSVLFYFTARDESELLSLKKKPDVTVNVVGFQWSWGFNYVENVDGSTGDAKTDKNLDAIPNRFKDDFPANAGGVYDVGTPGTRNPQTGNPGPTLWLPKGKTVRFILTSRDVIHSFWVVPFLMKQDVIPGHTNSFQVTPNKEGTFLGKCAELCGVDHSRMLFNVKVVSPERYEQHLKDLAKKGQTGYVPAGIAQTSHEKNRETTNL; this comes from the coding sequence GTGAGTCCCTACGGCTCCGACCGCTCGCCGCGGCGCCCGATGCGGCGGAAGCTGCTGCAGGCACTGACCGCGGGCTTGGTCCTGGCGACTGCAACCGGTTGCACATACGAGGACTTCCCCCGCCTTGGTATGCCCACCCCCACCACCGAAGAGGCTCCGCGGATCCTCTCCCTGTGGCAGGGATCCTGGGCGGCCGCGCTCGCCACCGGCGTGCTGGTCTGGGGCCTGATCCTGTGGAGCAGCATCTTCCACCGGCGCAGCCGCACCAAGGTCGAGGTTCCTCCGCAGACCCGGTACAACATGCCGATCGAGGCGCTGTACACGGTGGTCCCGCTCATCATCGTGTCGGTCCTCTTCTACTTCACGGCCCGCGACGAGTCCGAGCTCCTCAGCCTCAAGAAGAAGCCGGACGTCACCGTAAACGTCGTCGGCTTCCAGTGGAGCTGGGGCTTCAACTACGTCGAGAACGTCGACGGTTCCACCGGTGACGCGAAGACCGACAAGAACCTGGACGCGATCCCGAACCGGTTCAAGGACGACTTCCCGGCGAACGCCGGCGGTGTCTATGACGTCGGCACGCCCGGCACCCGGAACCCGCAGACCGGCAACCCGGGCCCGACCCTGTGGCTGCCCAAGGGCAAGACGGTCCGCTTCATCCTCACCTCCCGGGACGTCATCCACTCCTTCTGGGTGGTGCCGTTCCTCATGAAGCAGGACGTCATCCCGGGCCACACCAACTCCTTCCAGGTGACCCCCAACAAGGAGGGCACCTTCCTGGGCAAGTGCGCCGAGCTGTGCGGCGTCGACCACTCCCGGATGCTGTTCAACGTGAAGGTCGTCTCCCCTGAGCGCTATGAGCAGCACCTCAAGGACCTCGCCAAGAAGGGGCAGACCGGTTACGTTCCCGCCGGCATCGCGCAGACGAGCCACGAGAAGAACCGGGAGACGACAAACCTGTGA
- a CDS encoding cytochrome bc complex cytochrome b subunit: MSTATNKESRDRGKAPGGERVADWADGRLGIYSLAKTNMRKIFPDHWSFMLGEICLYSFIIIILTGVYLTLFFHPSMNEVEYHGSYVPLQGQLMSEAFSSTLHISFDVRGGLLIRQIHHWAALVFLAGMFVHMMRVFFTGAFRKPREINWLFGFLLFVLGMFTGFTGYSLPDDLLSGTGVRFMEGAILSVPIVGTYLSFFLFGGEFPGGDFVARFYSIHILLLPGIMLGLVVGHLILVFYHKHTQFAGPGRTNKNVVGMPLLPVYMAKAGGFFFLVFGVIAAVSAIATINPIWALGPYRPDQVSTGAQPDWYMGFSEGLIRVMPGWEIDFWGHTLVLGVFIPLMIFPLVLVAIAVYPFIESWVTGDKREHHILDRPRNAPTRTAFGVAWITWYMVLLIGGGNDLWATHFHLSINAITWFVRIGFFVAPVIAFVITKRICLGLQRRDREKVLHGRESGIIKRLPHGEFIEVHEPLSQDALYTLTAHEQYEPAQIGPTVDENGVERKVKGSEKLRAKLSKAYYGEEAQIPKPSVEEYKEITSGHGHH, translated from the coding sequence ATGAGTACTGCGACCAACAAAGAGTCCCGCGACCGCGGGAAGGCACCGGGCGGCGAGCGCGTAGCCGACTGGGCCGACGGCCGGCTGGGGATCTACTCCCTCGCCAAGACCAACATGCGCAAGATCTTCCCCGACCACTGGTCGTTCATGCTGGGTGAGATCTGCCTCTACAGCTTCATCATCATCATCCTCACGGGTGTGTATCTGACGCTGTTCTTCCACCCGTCGATGAACGAGGTGGAGTACCACGGCAGTTACGTCCCGCTGCAGGGCCAGCTGATGTCGGAGGCGTTCAGCTCCACGCTGCACATCTCCTTCGACGTCCGCGGCGGTCTGCTCATCCGGCAGATCCACCACTGGGCGGCGCTGGTCTTCCTGGCCGGCATGTTCGTGCACATGATGCGTGTGTTCTTCACGGGCGCGTTCCGCAAGCCGCGTGAGATCAACTGGCTGTTCGGCTTCCTGCTGTTCGTCCTGGGCATGTTCACCGGCTTCACCGGCTACTCGCTCCCGGACGACCTGCTCTCCGGCACCGGTGTCCGCTTCATGGAGGGCGCGATCCTGTCCGTGCCGATCGTCGGCACGTATCTGTCGTTCTTCCTCTTCGGCGGGGAGTTCCCGGGCGGCGACTTCGTGGCCCGCTTCTACTCGATCCACATCCTGCTGCTGCCGGGCATCATGCTCGGCCTGGTGGTCGGCCATCTGATCCTGGTCTTCTACCACAAGCACACGCAGTTCGCGGGTCCCGGCCGCACCAACAAGAACGTCGTCGGCATGCCGCTGCTGCCGGTCTACATGGCCAAGGCCGGAGGCTTCTTCTTCCTGGTCTTCGGTGTCATCGCGGCCGTCTCGGCGATCGCCACGATCAACCCGATCTGGGCCCTGGGCCCCTACCGTCCGGACCAGGTGTCCACCGGCGCCCAGCCCGACTGGTACATGGGCTTCTCCGAGGGCCTGATCCGTGTCATGCCGGGCTGGGAGATCGACTTCTGGGGTCACACGCTCGTCCTGGGCGTCTTCATCCCGCTGATGATCTTCCCGCTCGTGCTGGTCGCGATCGCGGTCTACCCGTTCATCGAGTCCTGGGTCACCGGCGACAAGCGCGAGCACCACATCCTGGACCGCCCGCGCAACGCGCCGACCCGTACGGCCTTCGGTGTCGCGTGGATCACCTGGTACATGGTGCTGCTGATCGGTGGTGGAAACGACCTCTGGGCCACCCACTTCCACCTGTCGATCAACGCCATCACCTGGTTCGTCCGGATCGGGTTCTTCGTCGCCCCGGTCATCGCGTTCGTCATCACCAAGCGGATCTGCCTCGGCCTCCAGCGCCGGGACAGGGAGAAGGTGCTGCACGGCCGCGAGTCGGGCATCATCAAGCGCCTGCCGCACGGTGAGTTCATCGAGGTGCACGAGCCGCTCAGCCAGGACGCGCTGTACACCCTCACCGCGCACGAGCAGTACGAGCCGGCCCAGATCGGCCCGACGGTCGACGAGAACGGTGTCGAGCGCAAGGTGAAGGGCTCCGAGAAGCTGCGCGCCAAGCTCAGCAAGGCGTACTACGGCGAAGAGGCCCAGATCCCCAAGCCGTCCGTCGAGGAGTACAAGGAGATCACGAGCGGCCACGGCCACCACTGA
- a CDS encoding cysteine desulfurase/sulfurtransferase TusA family protein, which translates to MSYFDAASAAPLHPVARQALQASLDEGWADPSRLYREGRRARLLLDAAREAAAEAVGCRADELVFTSSGTRAVHSGISGALAGRRRVGRHLIVSAVEHSSVLHSADAHEADGGTVTQVAVDRMGVVAPQAYGAALRPDTALACLQSANHEVGTEQPVAAVAELCREAGVPLLVDAAQSLGWGPVEGEWSLLTASAHKWGGPSGVGLLVVRKGVRFAAQGPVDERESGRAAGFENLPGIVAAAASLRAVRAEAAQEAVRLRELTERIRARVAESVPDVEVVGDPVRRLPGIVTFSCLYVDGETLLHELDRAGFSVSSGSSCTSSTLTPSHVLRAMGVLSEGNVRVSLPFGTPAEDVDRFLEVLPGAVAAVREKLGAPVPATTTVREDVLVVDALGKRCPIPVIELAKVIGDVPVGGTVRVLSDDEAARLDIPAWCEMRGQEYVGEEPAEKGTAYLIRRST; encoded by the coding sequence GTGTCCTACTTCGATGCTGCTTCAGCCGCTCCCCTTCATCCCGTTGCCCGGCAGGCCTTGCAGGCCTCTCTCGACGAGGGGTGGGCCGACCCGTCCCGGCTCTACCGTGAAGGGCGGCGGGCTCGGTTGTTGTTGGATGCGGCTCGGGAGGCTGCGGCCGAAGCCGTGGGGTGTCGGGCGGATGAGCTGGTCTTCACCTCGTCCGGTACTCGGGCTGTGCACTCGGGAATCTCGGGGGCGTTGGCGGGGCGGCGACGGGTGGGGCGTCACCTGATCGTGTCAGCGGTCGAACATTCCTCGGTGCTCCATTCGGCCGATGCGCATGAGGCGGACGGCGGGACGGTGACGCAGGTTGCGGTGGATCGGATGGGGGTGGTGGCGCCTCAGGCGTACGGCGCCGCTCTTCGGCCCGATACCGCGCTCGCCTGTCTGCAGTCGGCCAACCATGAGGTGGGGACGGAGCAGCCGGTTGCCGCTGTGGCCGAGTTGTGCCGGGAGGCGGGGGTGCCGTTGCTGGTGGATGCGGCGCAGTCGCTCGGGTGGGGGCCGGTCGAGGGTGAGTGGTCCTTGCTCACGGCCAGTGCGCACAAGTGGGGTGGGCCGTCGGGGGTCGGGCTGCTCGTGGTGCGCAAGGGGGTGCGGTTCGCCGCTCAAGGGCCCGTGGACGAGCGGGAGTCGGGGCGGGCGGCCGGGTTCGAGAATCTGCCGGGGATCGTGGCGGCGGCGGCCTCGTTGCGGGCGGTGCGGGCGGAGGCGGCGCAGGAGGCGGTACGGCTGCGGGAGTTGACGGAGCGGATCCGGGCTCGGGTGGCGGAGTCGGTGCCCGATGTGGAGGTGGTGGGGGATCCGGTGCGGCGGCTGCCCGGGATCGTCACCTTCTCCTGTCTTTATGTCGACGGGGAGACATTGCTGCACGAGCTGGATCGTGCCGGTTTCTCCGTGTCGTCCGGGTCGTCCTGCACGAGCAGCACGCTGACGCCCAGCCATGTGCTGAGGGCCATGGGGGTGCTGAGTGAGGGAAACGTGCGGGTTTCGCTGCCGTTCGGGACTCCGGCGGAGGACGTCGACCGGTTCCTGGAGGTGCTGCCGGGGGCCGTGGCGGCGGTGCGGGAGAAGTTGGGGGCGCCGGTGCCCGCGACGACGACCGTGCGGGAGGACGTCCTGGTCGTGGACGCGCTCGGCAAGCGGTGCCCGATCCCCGTCATCGAGCTGGCGAAGGTCATCGGGGACGTCCCCGTCGGCGGCACGGTCCGCGTGCTGTCGGACGACGAGGCCGCGCGACTGGACATTCCGGCGTGGTGCGAGATGCGGGGGCAGGAGTACGTCGGTGAGGAACCGGCGGAGAAGGGAACGGCGTATCTGATCCGCCGGTCGACATGA
- a CDS encoding Ig-like domain-containing protein: protein MNDSPRTTRTAVGCTLLVMALGAGVTGCGSDGNPLSAAPYDAADQIAFNGSSKGGKKADPDKPLEVVAEDSEGRITDVTARDGRGRFVAGELSADGSRWHSTSPLAANAHYTVRVSTEDEDGAPGRKVLSFDTGKPLTKKRLKVEFGPQAGKYGVGQPITAELDQPIKLKAQRAIIERALKVESTPAAEGAWHWVDDQNLHYRPKEYWPTHATIRVRSTLEGIKISDRLWGGGTKPLKLTTGDKVIAVTDASSHSMTVYKNGEAINEIPVTTGKPGFETRNGVKVVLGKEYFVRMRGTSIGIAEGSSESYDLPVYWATRVTWSGEYVHAAPWSVGSQGYANVSHGCTGMSTGNAAWFYENVREGDLVEVVNSYGNTMEPFGNGFGDWNLQWKHWRKGSALVKGNPEGPTPEDAARLRPTAV, encoded by the coding sequence ATGAACGACTCACCCCGCACCACCCGCACCGCGGTCGGCTGCACGCTGCTGGTGATGGCCCTCGGCGCGGGCGTCACCGGCTGCGGCAGCGACGGCAACCCGCTGTCCGCCGCACCGTACGACGCGGCGGACCAGATCGCCTTCAACGGCTCCTCCAAGGGCGGGAAGAAGGCCGACCCGGACAAGCCCCTGGAGGTCGTCGCAGAGGACTCCGAAGGGCGCATCACGGATGTCACGGCCCGCGACGGCAGAGGCAGGTTCGTGGCCGGCGAGCTCTCCGCCGACGGCTCCCGCTGGCACAGCACCTCACCGCTGGCCGCCAACGCCCACTACACCGTCCGGGTGAGCACGGAGGACGAGGACGGGGCGCCCGGCCGCAAGGTCCTCAGCTTCGACACCGGCAAGCCCCTCACCAAGAAGCGCCTGAAGGTGGAGTTCGGGCCGCAGGCGGGCAAGTACGGCGTCGGCCAGCCCATCACGGCCGAACTCGACCAGCCCATCAAGCTCAAGGCCCAGCGGGCCATCATCGAACGGGCGCTCAAGGTCGAGTCCACGCCCGCGGCGGAGGGCGCCTGGCACTGGGTGGACGACCAGAACCTCCACTACCGCCCCAAGGAGTACTGGCCCACCCACGCCACCATCCGGGTCCGCAGCACCCTGGAGGGCATAAAGATCAGCGACCGGCTCTGGGGCGGCGGGACGAAGCCGCTGAAACTCACCACCGGCGACAAGGTCATCGCCGTCACGGACGCCTCGTCCCACTCCATGACGGTCTACAAGAACGGCGAGGCGATCAACGAGATCCCCGTCACCACCGGCAAGCCCGGCTTCGAGACCCGCAACGGCGTCAAGGTCGTACTCGGCAAGGAGTACTTCGTACGCATGCGCGGCACCAGCATCGGTATCGCCGAGGGCTCCTCGGAGTCGTACGACCTGCCCGTCTACTGGGCCACCCGCGTCACCTGGAGCGGCGAGTACGTCCACGCCGCCCCCTGGTCCGTCGGCTCCCAGGGCTATGCCAACGTCAGCCACGGCTGCACCGGCATGAGCACCGGCAACGCCGCCTGGTTCTACGAGAACGTCCGCGAGGGGGACCTGGTCGAGGTCGTCAACTCCTACGGCAACACCATGGAACCCTTCGGCAACGGCTTCGGCGACTGGAACCTCCAGTGGAAGCACTGGCGCAAGGGCAGCGCCCTCGTCAAGGGCAACCCGGAGGGCCCGACCCCGGAGGACGCGGCAAGGCTCAGGCCGACGGCTGTGTGA
- a CDS encoding ubiquinol-cytochrome c reductase iron-sulfur subunit → MSSQDIPEENLPAEQDTHGAVGVADDKDPFADPGLPPHEHRVQDIDERAAKRSERTVAMLFTVSMLATVGFIAAYVTIPADKSVYIFPLGHISGLNFALGMTLGIALFAIGAGAVHWARTLMSDEEMVDERHAIEAEPEVKAKVMADFKQGAKESALGRRKLIRNTMFGALALVPLSGVVLLRDLGPLPETKLRHTSWRRGKLLVNMNTDEPLRPSDVVVGSLTFAKPEGLEEHDHDFQVNIAKDALMIVRIQPGDIKDKRELEWSHEGIVAYSKICTHVGCPISLYEQQTHHVLCPCHQSTFDLSDGARVIFGPAGHALPQLRIGVNDEGYLEALGDFEEPVGPAFWERG, encoded by the coding sequence ATGAGTAGCCAAGACATTCCAGAAGAGAACCTGCCCGCTGAGCAGGACACGCACGGCGCCGTAGGCGTCGCGGACGACAAGGACCCGTTCGCGGATCCCGGCCTGCCGCCCCATGAGCACCGGGTGCAGGACATCGACGAGCGGGCCGCCAAGCGGTCCGAGCGCACGGTGGCCATGCTGTTCACGGTGTCGATGCTGGCCACCGTCGGCTTCATCGCCGCGTATGTGACGATCCCCGCCGACAAGTCGGTCTACATCTTCCCGCTGGGCCACATCAGCGGGCTGAACTTCGCGCTGGGCATGACGCTCGGCATCGCCCTCTTCGCCATCGGCGCCGGCGCGGTCCACTGGGCCCGCACGCTGATGTCGGACGAGGAGATGGTCGACGAGCGCCACGCGATCGAGGCGGAGCCCGAGGTCAAGGCCAAGGTCATGGCCGACTTCAAGCAGGGCGCCAAGGAGTCCGCGCTGGGTCGCCGCAAGCTGATCCGCAACACGATGTTCGGCGCGCTGGCCCTGGTCCCGCTCTCCGGCGTCGTCCTGCTGCGCGACCTCGGCCCGCTGCCCGAGACCAAGCTCCGCCACACCAGCTGGCGCCGGGGCAAGCTGCTCGTCAACATGAACACCGACGAGCCGCTGCGTCCCTCCGACGTCGTCGTCGGCTCGCTCACCTTCGCCAAGCCCGAGGGCCTGGAGGAGCACGACCACGACTTCCAGGTCAACATCGCCAAGGACGCATTGATGATCGTCCGGATCCAGCCGGGCGACATCAAGGACAAGCGCGAGCTGGAGTGGTCCCACGAGGGCATCGTGGCGTACTCGAAGATCTGCACCCACGTCGGTTGCCCGATCTCCCTGTACGAGCAGCAGACGCACCACGTGCTCTGCCCCTGCCACCAGTCCACCTTCGACCTCTCCGACGGTGCCCGAGTGATCTTCGGTCCCGCCGGTCACGCCCTGCCGCAGCTGCGCATCGGCGTGAACGACGAGGGCTACCTCGAGGCGCTCGGCGACTTCGAAGAGCCCGTCGGTCCTGCATTCTGGGAGCGCGGATGA
- the ctaD gene encoding cytochrome c oxidase subunit I — translation MSILNEPQGAAAAESHYTDELPVRRKQPGNVVIKWLTTTDHKTIGTLYLVTSFAFFCIGGVMALFMRAELARPGLQIMSNEQFNQAFTMHGTIMLLMFATPLFAGFTNWIMPLQIGAPDVAFPRLNMFAYWLYLFGSLIAVGGFLTPQGAADFGWFAYSPLSDAVRSPGIGADLWIMGLAFSGFGTILGAVNFITTIICMRAPGMTMFRMPIFVWNVLLTAVLVLLAFPVLAAALFALEADRKFGAHVFDSANGGALLWQHLFWFFGHPEVYIIALPFFGIISEVIPVFSRKPMFGYMGLIGATIAIAGLSVTVWAHHMYVTGGVLLPFFSFMTFLIAVPTGVKFFNWIGTMWKGSLSFETPMLWAVGFLITFTFGGLTGVILASPPLDFHVSDSYFVVAHFHYVVFGTVVFAMFAGFHFWWPKMTGKMLDERLGKITFWTLFIGFHGTFLVQHWLGAEGMPRRYADYLAADGFTALNTISTISSFVLGLSILPFFYNVWKTAKYGKKVEVDDPWGYGRSLEWATSCPPPRHNFLTLPRIRSESPAFDLHHPEIAALDQLENAPHGEKALAGGKEAGK, via the coding sequence GTGAGCATCCTCAACGAACCCCAGGGTGCCGCCGCAGCGGAGTCCCACTACACGGACGAGCTGCCGGTCAGGCGCAAGCAGCCCGGCAACGTCGTGATCAAGTGGCTCACCACCACTGACCACAAGACGATCGGAACGCTCTACCTCGTCACGTCGTTCGCGTTCTTCTGCATCGGTGGCGTGATGGCGCTCTTCATGCGCGCCGAGCTGGCCCGTCCGGGCCTGCAGATCATGTCGAACGAGCAGTTCAACCAGGCGTTCACGATGCACGGCACGATCATGCTGCTGATGTTCGCGACGCCGCTGTTCGCCGGCTTCACGAACTGGATCATGCCGCTGCAGATCGGCGCGCCCGACGTGGCGTTCCCGCGGCTGAACATGTTCGCCTACTGGCTGTACCTGTTCGGCTCGCTGATCGCGGTGGGCGGCTTCCTCACCCCCCAGGGTGCGGCCGACTTCGGCTGGTTCGCCTACTCCCCGCTCTCCGACGCGGTCCGCAGCCCGGGCATCGGCGCCGACCTTTGGATCATGGGTCTGGCCTTCTCCGGCTTCGGCACCATCCTCGGCGCGGTCAACTTCATCACCACCATCATCTGCATGCGCGCCCCCGGCATGACCATGTTCCGCATGCCGATCTTCGTGTGGAACGTGCTGCTCACCGCGGTCCTGGTGCTGCTGGCCTTCCCGGTGCTCGCGGCAGCGCTGTTCGCCCTGGAGGCGGACCGAAAATTCGGGGCGCATGTCTTCGACTCCGCCAATGGCGGCGCCTTGCTATGGCAACACCTCTTCTGGTTCTTCGGCCATCCAGAGGTGTACATCATCGCGTTGCCATTCTTCGGAATCATTTCCGAAGTCATCCCGGTCTTCTCCCGCAAGCCGATGTTCGGCTACATGGGTCTGATCGGCGCGACCATCGCGATCGCGGGTCTGTCCGTGACGGTGTGGGCCCACCACATGTACGTCACCGGCGGAGTGTTGCTCCCGTTCTTCTCCTTCATGACGTTCCTCATCGCCGTACCAACAGGCGTGAAGTTCTTCAACTGGATCGGAACGATGTGGAAGGGCTCCTTGTCCTTCGAGACACCGATGCTCTGGGCGGTCGGCTTCCTGATCACCTTCACCTTCGGTGGTCTGACCGGTGTCATCCTGGCCTCTCCGCCGTTGGACTTCCACGTCTCGGACTCGTACTTCGTGGTGGCGCACTTCCACTACGTCGTCTTCGGCACCGTCGTCTTCGCGATGTTCGCCGGCTTCCACTTCTGGTGGCCGAAGATGACCGGCAAGATGCTCGACGAGCGCCTGGGCAAAATCACCTTCTGGACGCTGTTCATCGGCTTCCACGGCACCTTCCTGGTCCAGCACTGGCTGGGCGCGGAGGGCATGCCGCGTCGGTACGCGGACTATCTCGCGGCCGATGGCTTCACGGCCCTGAACACGATCTCGACGATCAGCTCGTTCGTGCTCGGCCTGTCGATCCTGCCGTTCTTCTACAACGTGTGGAAGACCGCGAAGTACGGCAAGAAGGTCGAGGTCGACGACCCGTGGGGCTACGGCCGTTCGCTGGAGTGGGCGACGTCCTGCCCGCCGCCGCGGCACAACTTCCTCACCCTGCCGCGGATCCGCAGCGAATCCCCGGCGTTCGACCTGCACCACCCCGAGATCGCCGCTCTCGACCAGCTCGAGAACGCGCCTCACGGTGAGAAGGCTCTCGCGGGCGGCAAGGAGGCCGGCAAGTGA